From the Amycolatopsis thermoflava N1165 genome, one window contains:
- a CDS encoding peroxiredoxin-like family protein translates to MREFELDAVGGERVRVPDPERLVHLQFRRFAGCPICNLHLRSVVQRHAEIEAAGIREVVFFHSPADELRGYDLPFAVVADPDKRYYREFGVESGRRALLHPRTWGAIVRGSALTLLGKYRPPAVRQEGGRLGLPADFLIDSGGRVVARKYGEHAYDQWSVDELLALARTAVVR, encoded by the coding sequence ATGCGTGAGTTCGAACTGGACGCGGTCGGCGGCGAGCGCGTCCGCGTTCCCGACCCGGAACGCCTGGTCCACCTGCAGTTCCGGCGCTTCGCCGGCTGCCCGATCTGCAACCTGCACCTCCGCTCGGTCGTGCAGCGGCACGCCGAGATCGAAGCCGCCGGCATCCGCGAGGTGGTCTTCTTCCACTCGCCCGCCGACGAGCTGCGCGGCTACGACCTGCCGTTCGCCGTCGTCGCCGACCCGGACAAGCGGTACTACCGCGAGTTCGGCGTCGAGTCCGGCCGCCGCGCGCTGCTGCACCCGCGGACGTGGGGCGCGATCGTGCGGGGCTCGGCCCTGACGCTGCTCGGCAAGTACCGCCCGCCCGCGGTCCGGCAGGAGGGCGGACGGCTCGGGCTGCCCGCGGATTTCCTGATCGACTCCGGCGGCCGCGTGGTGGCGCGGAAGTACGGCGAGCACGCCTACGACCAGTGGTCGGTCGACGAGCTGCTGGCCCTCGCGCGGACGGCGGTGGTCCGGTGA
- a CDS encoding NAD-dependent epimerase/dehydratase family protein — protein MRVLVLGGTSFLSKTVAAEAVRRGHEVVCAARGVSGSVPDGARHVRVDRDEPGSIDVLAGERFDAVVDIAYTGLRWVRDALRTITTRHWTYVSTINTYADTATLGQTAEAPQHEPIERDRIDLAEMTPEVYGGVQVACEHAARDALGDRLFIVRPGQITGPGDYMDRFGYWPSRFSRGGRVVVPDTPKQPFQHVDVRDLAAWIVTAGEQRLTGAFDAVSPVAPLGPVLEEIADLVAPPGTELVPVTEETLTAAGVQPWFGPKSLPLWLPASHHGLAAHDASAAQAAGLEIRPLADTVHAALDEERARGLDRPRKAGLTPDEEAALIRD, from the coding sequence ATGCGGGTGCTGGTACTGGGCGGGACGTCGTTCCTCTCGAAAACCGTTGCGGCCGAAGCGGTCCGGCGCGGGCACGAGGTCGTGTGCGCGGCGCGCGGCGTGTCGGGGAGCGTGCCGGACGGCGCGCGGCACGTGCGTGTCGACCGGGACGAGCCGGGCTCCATCGACGTACTGGCGGGCGAGCGCTTCGACGCGGTGGTCGACATCGCGTACACCGGGCTGCGCTGGGTCCGGGACGCGTTGCGCACCATCACCACCCGGCACTGGACGTACGTCTCCACGATCAACACCTACGCGGACACCGCGACGCTCGGCCAGACCGCGGAAGCCCCGCAGCACGAACCGATCGAACGCGACCGGATCGACCTGGCCGAGATGACGCCCGAGGTCTACGGCGGCGTGCAGGTCGCCTGCGAGCACGCGGCGCGGGACGCCCTCGGTGACCGGCTGTTCATCGTGCGGCCGGGGCAGATCACCGGCCCGGGTGACTACATGGACCGCTTCGGCTACTGGCCGTCCCGCTTCAGCCGCGGCGGCCGCGTGGTGGTGCCGGACACCCCGAAGCAGCCGTTCCAGCACGTCGACGTCCGCGACCTCGCGGCGTGGATCGTGACGGCGGGCGAGCAGCGCCTCACCGGCGCCTTCGACGCGGTCAGCCCGGTCGCTCCGCTCGGCCCCGTGCTGGAGGAGATCGCCGACCTCGTCGCCCCGCCCGGCACCGAACTGGTCCCGGTCACCGAGGAAACCCTGACCGCAGCGGGCGTCCAACCGTGGTTCGGCCCGAAGTCGCTGCCGCTGTGGCTGCCGGCGAGCCACCACGGCCTCGCCGCGCACGACGCGTCGGCGGCGCAGGCGGCCGGGCTGGAGATCCGCCCGCTCGCCGACACCGTGCACGCGGCCCTCGACGAGGAACGCGCCCGCGGCCTGGACCGCCCGCGCAAGGCCGGGCTCACCCCCGACGAGGAGGCCGCGCTAATCCGCGATTGA
- a CDS encoding LLM class flavin-dependent oxidoreductase, whose protein sequence is MKRGLMLFTDSFGSGASSAEVFGWALSYAAEAELAGWDEVWTTEHHFTSAVHTPSAVAMAAFLLGRTGLGVGTAVAVLPNHHPVALAEQAALLHHVGDGRFTLGVGRGQPRVDLEVFGDGLAGYRDISGRLAQLSEALRTGEFDDFRIVPDVPGRSPLALSAASVPTARMAGQLGLPIILGPFVGIADKRAMIEAQAEAAAEHGHRIDPADNVDSSYFAIADTSDAAQESLVDGLRAMLLRGAPGARWLVEQPEMTADRADAMARQLVRNVIAGDPDECARQLREREELLGAGRIILMPEGAGSAGAVLRTVRRAGAEVFTGARCSA, encoded by the coding sequence GTGAAGCGCGGGCTGATGCTGTTCACGGATTCCTTCGGCAGCGGCGCTTCCTCGGCGGAGGTGTTCGGCTGGGCGCTCAGCTACGCGGCGGAAGCCGAGCTCGCCGGGTGGGACGAGGTGTGGACCACCGAGCACCACTTCACCAGCGCCGTGCACACCCCGTCGGCGGTGGCGATGGCGGCGTTCCTGCTCGGGCGCACCGGTCTCGGCGTCGGCACCGCGGTCGCGGTGCTGCCCAACCACCACCCGGTCGCGCTGGCCGAGCAGGCCGCGCTGCTGCACCACGTCGGCGACGGGCGGTTCACACTCGGCGTCGGGCGCGGCCAGCCCCGCGTGGACCTGGAGGTCTTCGGCGACGGGCTCGCCGGGTACCGCGACATCTCGGGACGGCTCGCCCAGTTGTCGGAAGCCTTGCGCACCGGCGAGTTCGACGACTTCCGGATCGTGCCGGACGTGCCGGGGCGGTCGCCGCTCGCGTTGTCCGCGGCCTCGGTGCCGACCGCGCGGATGGCCGGCCAGTTGGGGTTGCCGATCATCCTCGGACCGTTCGTCGGCATCGCCGACAAGCGCGCGATGATCGAGGCGCAGGCGGAGGCGGCGGCTGAGCACGGGCACCGGATCGACCCGGCCGACAACGTCGATTCGAGCTACTTCGCGATCGCCGACACCTCCGACGCGGCACAGGAGTCGCTGGTCGACGGGCTGCGGGCGATGCTGCTGCGCGGCGCGCCGGGCGCGCGGTGGCTGGTCGAGCAGCCGGAGATGACGGCCGACCGCGCGGATGCGATGGCGCGGCAGCTCGTGCGCAACGTGATCGCCGGCGACCCGGACGAGTGCGCGCGGCAGTTGCGTGAGCGGGAGGAGCTGCTCGGCGCGGGCCGGATCATCCTGATGCCCGAGGGAGCGGGCTCGGCCGGCGCGGTGCTGCGCACGGTGCGGCGGGCGGGCGCCGAAGTCTTCACAGGGGCTCGCTGCTCCGCTTGA
- a CDS encoding MFS transporter, translating into MATLVIACAAAFLVLVNFTAPLATLGEIADALGAGPAGQTWILGSISLGLAAALLIAGTLADTFGRRRVFVLGGAGLAAGSVLCALAPATWAFVLGRIVQGVAGAALLVSSLGLIAHAHPAGAARVRATGMWGAMLGGGITVGPVMAALLTAPAGWRSVYWLIALLGAAVAAAGARLPESRGIPRPTDFAGLLTLGPGIALLVAALTEARAGWGADVLVWAAPAVVLLAVFVVVELRVAEPMIDLRLLRAPAFRAATTGALTSGIAVVSFMTFLPSLLHRLLGLTPLAAAAVASIWSGVSFVVAAQARRVTVRLGDRRQAALGLGLCAAGELATLGLTTQSSWWHFVPGLAVAGVGTGLSNAALAGLSVRTVPPDRAAMGTGANNTARYVGSALGIALVAVVLAAAPGPGGVNYAAAITGALALLGAVLTALGRERVPEHGLVSSGRG; encoded by the coding sequence ATGGCAACGCTGGTGATCGCGTGCGCCGCGGCGTTCCTGGTGCTGGTGAACTTCACCGCGCCGCTCGCCACGCTCGGCGAGATCGCGGACGCGCTCGGGGCGGGGCCCGCCGGGCAGACGTGGATCCTCGGGAGCATCAGCCTCGGCCTGGCCGCGGCGCTGCTGATCGCGGGGACTCTCGCGGACACATTCGGCCGCAGGCGGGTGTTCGTGCTGGGCGGCGCGGGGCTCGCGGCCGGCAGCGTGCTGTGCGCGCTGGCGCCGGCGACCTGGGCGTTCGTCCTCGGGCGCATAGTGCAGGGCGTGGCCGGGGCGGCGTTGCTGGTGTCCAGCCTGGGCCTCATCGCGCACGCCCACCCGGCCGGGGCGGCGCGCGTGCGGGCGACGGGGATGTGGGGCGCGATGCTCGGCGGTGGGATCACCGTCGGGCCGGTGATGGCCGCGCTGCTGACCGCGCCGGCGGGCTGGCGGTCGGTGTACTGGCTGATCGCGCTGCTCGGCGCGGCGGTGGCGGCCGCAGGCGCCCGGTTGCCGGAGTCCCGGGGGATCCCGCGGCCGACGGACTTCGCGGGCCTGCTGACGCTGGGGCCGGGAATCGCGCTACTGGTCGCGGCCCTGACCGAGGCCCGTGCGGGCTGGGGCGCGGATGTGTTGGTCTGGGCGGCGCCCGCGGTGGTCCTGCTGGCCGTGTTCGTCGTGGTCGAGCTGCGGGTCGCGGAGCCGATGATCGACCTGAGGCTGCTGCGTGCCCCGGCCTTCCGCGCGGCCACGACGGGAGCGCTGACCAGCGGGATCGCGGTCGTGTCGTTCATGACGTTCCTGCCCAGCCTGTTGCACCGGCTGCTCGGGCTGACCCCGCTCGCCGCGGCGGCGGTGGCGTCGATCTGGTCGGGCGTGTCGTTCGTGGTGGCCGCCCAGGCCCGGCGGGTGACGGTACGGCTGGGCGACCGCCGCCAGGCCGCGCTGGGGCTCGGCCTGTGCGCGGCCGGGGAGCTGGCCACGCTGGGGCTGACCACGCAGTCGTCGTGGTGGCACTTCGTGCCCGGGCTGGCCGTCGCGGGCGTGGGAACCGGCCTGTCGAACGCGGCGCTGGCCGGGCTCTCGGTGCGAACCGTGCCGCCCGACCGAGCCGCGATGGGCACCGGGGCCAACAACACGGCCCGCTACGTCGGATCGGCGCTGGGGATCGCCCTGGTCGCGGTCGTGCTGGCCGCGGCGCCCGGCCCTGGCGGGGTGAACTACGCGGCGGCGATCACGGGCGCGCTCGCGCTGCTCGGCGCTGTGCTGACAGCCCTGGGCCGGGAGCGCGTTCCGGAGCACGGGCTGGTGAGCAGCGGACGGGGCTAG
- a CDS encoding BTAD domain-containing putative transcriptional regulator — MGSSVRFAVLGPLIAEAGRGPLDLKGPRHRAVLARLLIARGRVVPVDRLVDDLWDDPPDGAVGAIQTFIAALRRALEPDRPPRTPAQLLVTTGGGYALRAEEVDAWRFEEAVTKSAGLAPAEALSLVDEALGLWRGPAYAEFADQGWARAEIARLDELRLLAVERRADALLGLGRAAEAVPDLEAHTGAHPLRENGWRLLALALYRAGRQGDALAALRRARQALADELGVDPGPDLRELEAGILAQAPELRGAAPGSGTLVGRDGELARLVEAAGRAPLVLISGEAGAGKTALAEAFTAEMEARGWATAWGVNPEHEGVPAAWPWTRILDALGIAPPAEPNRFQWHRAVRERLAARGKLLLVLDDLHWAGEETLALLSALVTDPLPGPVLIVATYRSTDVAPALAGFLGRIARAEPVRIYLGGLPADAVPALVRDTTGRDIDAGTARTIHQRSGGNPFFVRELARVLDTGGALSAVPPGVRDVVRYRVAQLPDAVQAVLRQAAVIGTEVDLDLLPGDALDALELAAERGFLVEHGPGRFRFAHALVRDTLYQDLSRSRRARLHARIGEAIERLRPGDVAALAHHFLLAEAPAAVRYARAAAEDAERRFAPHEAARLWQAALDHADRRAPADADGGAAAGVPERLELIMGLVRALAVAGELDRARKHRAEALTLAEQVGDPALTARVLAAFDVPAIWTAHDDPELAQRIADVTERTLDALPPGEDAVRARLLATLALELRNTAGDRGPRAAREAEALARRLDDPALLAFALNARFMQSFERAGLAPERARIGRELVELARRHELVAFEVLGHLVLMQAASALADFPAADRHAQAADELGEKHEIPLVDVFTQWYRAMRTSAAGRPAEAAYRAAAARLAGTGMSGVDSGILGFALLCDRLQRGADPGHDLDFGAYEPWCRPVVSDDGSEIPPSPRDLLFEARTCLHALVAIRRGDRPAMARLHVELLPAAGELAGAGSGLLTLGPVSRYLDELARHSA; from the coding sequence ATGGGCTCGTCCGTGCGGTTCGCGGTGCTCGGCCCGCTGATCGCCGAGGCCGGGCGCGGTCCGCTCGACCTCAAGGGGCCGCGGCACCGGGCCGTTCTCGCGCGCCTGCTGATCGCCCGCGGCCGGGTGGTGCCGGTCGACCGCCTCGTCGACGACCTGTGGGACGACCCGCCCGACGGCGCGGTCGGAGCCATCCAGACCTTCATCGCGGCGTTGCGCCGCGCCTTGGAACCCGACCGGCCGCCGCGCACCCCCGCTCAGTTGCTCGTGACCACCGGCGGCGGCTACGCGCTGCGCGCCGAGGAGGTCGACGCCTGGCGCTTCGAGGAGGCAGTCACGAAGTCCGCCGGCCTCGCACCGGCCGAAGCACTGTCCCTTGTGGACGAGGCGCTGGGTCTGTGGCGGGGTCCCGCCTACGCCGAGTTCGCCGATCAGGGTTGGGCACGCGCGGAGATCGCCCGCTTGGACGAGCTGCGCCTGCTCGCCGTGGAACGCCGGGCGGACGCGTTGCTGGGCCTCGGACGTGCCGCCGAAGCCGTGCCCGACCTGGAGGCCCACACCGGCGCGCACCCGCTGCGGGAGAACGGGTGGCGGCTGCTCGCGCTCGCGCTGTACCGGGCCGGCCGTCAGGGCGACGCGCTCGCCGCGCTGCGCCGGGCACGGCAGGCGCTGGCCGACGAACTGGGCGTCGACCCCGGGCCGGACCTGCGCGAGCTGGAGGCGGGCATCCTCGCGCAGGCGCCCGAGCTGCGTGGTGCGGCGCCGGGTTCGGGCACGCTCGTCGGGCGGGACGGTGAGCTGGCGCGGCTCGTCGAGGCCGCCGGGCGGGCGCCCCTGGTCCTCATCTCCGGGGAGGCGGGCGCGGGCAAGACCGCGCTCGCCGAAGCGTTCACCGCCGAGATGGAAGCGCGGGGCTGGGCCACCGCGTGGGGCGTCAACCCCGAGCACGAAGGCGTGCCGGCCGCCTGGCCGTGGACGCGGATTCTCGACGCGCTCGGCATCGCGCCCCCGGCCGAACCGAACCGCTTCCAGTGGCACCGCGCCGTGCGCGAGCGGCTCGCCGCCCGAGGCAAGCTGCTGCTGGTCCTCGACGACCTGCACTGGGCGGGCGAGGAGACCCTGGCGCTGCTGTCCGCGCTGGTCACCGATCCGCTGCCGGGGCCGGTGCTGATCGTCGCCACCTACCGCAGCACCGACGTCGCCCCCGCCCTCGCCGGCTTCCTCGGCCGCATCGCGCGGGCCGAGCCGGTGCGGATCTACCTCGGCGGCCTGCCCGCCGACGCGGTGCCGGCGCTCGTGCGGGACACCACCGGCCGGGACATCGACGCCGGCACCGCCCGGACGATCCACCAGCGCAGCGGCGGCAACCCGTTCTTCGTGCGTGAACTGGCACGCGTGCTCGACACCGGAGGCGCGCTCTCGGCGGTGCCGCCCGGCGTGCGGGACGTGGTCCGGTACCGCGTCGCGCAGCTGCCCGACGCGGTCCAGGCCGTGCTGCGGCAGGCCGCGGTCATCGGCACCGAGGTCGACCTGGACCTCCTGCCCGGCGACGCCCTCGACGCGCTGGAACTCGCCGCCGAACGCGGTTTCCTCGTCGAACACGGGCCGGGCCGGTTCCGCTTCGCGCACGCGCTCGTCCGCGACACGCTCTACCAGGACCTGTCCCGCTCGCGCCGGGCGCGGTTGCACGCGCGGATCGGCGAGGCGATCGAGCGTCTGCGGCCCGGGGACGTCGCCGCGCTGGCGCACCACTTCCTGCTCGCCGAGGCGCCCGCCGCGGTGCGGTACGCGCGCGCCGCGGCCGAGGACGCCGAGCGCCGGTTCGCCCCGCACGAGGCCGCGCGGCTGTGGCAGGCCGCGCTCGACCACGCCGATCGTCGCGCGCCCGCTGACGCGGATGGTGGCGCGGCCGCCGGCGTGCCGGAGCGGCTCGAGCTGATCATGGGCCTGGTGCGGGCGCTGGCCGTGGCCGGCGAGCTCGATCGCGCCCGCAAGCACCGGGCCGAGGCGCTCACCCTGGCCGAGCAGGTCGGCGACCCCGCCCTGACCGCACGCGTGCTCGCCGCGTTCGACGTGCCCGCGATCTGGACCGCGCACGACGATCCCGAGCTGGCCCAGCGGATCGCCGACGTGACCGAGCGGACCCTGGACGCGTTGCCACCGGGCGAAGACGCGGTTCGCGCGCGCCTGCTCGCCACGCTTGCCCTCGAACTGCGCAACACCGCGGGCGACCGGGGACCGCGGGCGGCGCGGGAAGCCGAGGCACTGGCCCGGCGCCTCGACGATCCCGCCCTGCTCGCGTTCGCGTTGAACGCCAGGTTCATGCAGTCGTTCGAGCGGGCCGGGCTCGCGCCGGAGCGGGCCCGCATTGGGCGGGAGCTGGTCGAGCTGGCCCGGCGCCACGAGCTGGTGGCGTTCGAGGTGCTCGGCCACCTCGTGCTGATGCAGGCCGCCTCGGCCCTCGCCGACTTCCCGGCCGCCGACCGCCACGCGCAGGCGGCCGACGAGCTCGGCGAGAAGCACGAGATCCCGCTCGTCGACGTGTTCACGCAGTGGTACCGCGCGATGCGGACGTCCGCGGCCGGGCGACCCGCCGAGGCGGCGTACCGCGCGGCGGCAGCCCGGCTGGCAGGCACCGGGATGTCCGGAGTGGACAGTGGGATCCTCGGCTTCGCCCTGCTGTGCGATCGCCTCCAGCGCGGCGCCGACCCCGGGCACGACCTCGACTTCGGCGCCTACGAGCCGTGGTGCCGTCCCGTGGTGTCCGACGACGGGTCGGAGATCCCGCCGTCCCCGCGCGACCTGCTCTTCGAGGCCCGCACGTGCCTGCACGCCCTGGTCGCGATCCGCCGCGGCGACCGGCCGGCGATGGCCCGCCTGCACGTCGAACTGCTCCCCGCGGCGGGCGAACTGGCCGGCGCGGGCAGCGGACTGCTCACGCTCGGCCCGGTCAGCCGGTACCTGGACGAGCTCGCCCGCCACAGCGCCTGA
- a CDS encoding winged helix-turn-helix transcriptional regulator has product MALGKDYATQDCSLARALEVVGERWTLLVLRDFFYGVRRFGDLCAHLDIPRAVLTDRLKSLVAAGLLERRPRPSGHEYVLTERGIALWPAVFALAQWGEHEFGPPAGPRRVFSHADCGTAVTESGLCPRCRTVPGPADLMVSLGPGAKPGLRDDPVSVALREPHRLLTPLA; this is encoded by the coding sequence GTGGCACTCGGCAAGGACTACGCGACCCAGGACTGCTCACTGGCGCGGGCGCTGGAGGTCGTCGGCGAACGGTGGACGCTGCTCGTCCTGCGGGACTTCTTCTACGGCGTCCGACGGTTCGGCGACCTGTGCGCGCACCTGGACATCCCGCGCGCCGTCCTCACCGACCGGCTGAAGTCCCTGGTCGCCGCGGGCCTGCTCGAACGGCGGCCGCGGCCGTCCGGCCACGAGTACGTCCTCACCGAGCGCGGCATCGCCCTGTGGCCCGCGGTGTTCGCGCTGGCGCAGTGGGGCGAGCACGAGTTCGGGCCGCCCGCCGGGCCGCGGCGCGTCTTCAGCCACGCGGACTGCGGCACGGCCGTCACCGAGTCCGGGCTCTGCCCGCGCTGCCGGACCGTCCCGGGCCCGGCGGACCTGATGGTGAGCCTCGGCCCCGGCGCGAAGCCCGGCCTCCGGGACGACCCGGTGAGCGTCGCGCTGCGGGAGCCGCACCGGCTGCTGACCCCGCTGGCCTGA
- a CDS encoding NlpC/P60 family protein, with protein MRFRSWGRAAAGRALIALILVAAVGTCGWLLVEPPGEQVRAAADVVPPEPPSGNAALASAPTVLEPNAPVQAQAPQEQGRSELEKWAAGLSGPLDIPERALIGYATGELTLREEDPGCHLSWVTLAGIGKASTNHGRFGGGSLAADGTLTKALGAVPLTGAAGEAATESRGGPMQLTQAEWQRAGARGDIQDIDDASVAAGRTLCAGNTDLQSGQGWWKAIEHYRDSDLFRQQALGNAQLYAQLSLDPASASAPSVRATRFALDQLGLPYVWGGNGPDAGAAGFDCSGLTKAAYDAAGVNLLRTADMQFRSTPAVAEPKMGDLVFYGNPATRIHHVGLYLGNGLMINAPTQGMAIQIATYRTRTDDYAGASRPAA; from the coding sequence ATGCGTTTCCGATCCTGGGGGCGGGCCGCCGCCGGGCGTGCCCTGATCGCGCTGATCCTCGTCGCCGCCGTCGGCACCTGCGGGTGGCTGCTGGTCGAGCCGCCGGGGGAACAGGTGCGGGCCGCCGCCGACGTGGTGCCGCCCGAGCCGCCGTCGGGCAACGCGGCGCTCGCCTCCGCGCCGACCGTGCTCGAGCCGAACGCGCCGGTGCAGGCGCAGGCGCCCCAGGAGCAGGGCCGCAGCGAGCTGGAGAAGTGGGCGGCCGGCCTGAGCGGGCCACTGGACATCCCGGAGCGCGCGCTGATCGGGTACGCGACGGGCGAGCTGACGTTGCGCGAGGAGGACCCGGGCTGCCACCTGTCGTGGGTGACGCTCGCCGGGATCGGCAAGGCCAGCACGAACCACGGCCGGTTCGGCGGCGGATCGCTCGCCGCGGACGGGACGCTGACGAAGGCGCTCGGCGCGGTGCCGCTGACTGGCGCCGCCGGTGAGGCCGCGACGGAGTCGCGCGGCGGACCGATGCAGCTCACCCAGGCCGAGTGGCAGCGGGCCGGCGCGCGGGGCGACATCCAGGACATCGACGACGCGTCCGTCGCCGCAGGCCGCACCCTGTGCGCCGGGAACACCGACCTGCAGTCCGGGCAGGGCTGGTGGAAGGCGATCGAGCACTACCGCGACTCGGACCTGTTCCGCCAGCAGGCGCTCGGCAACGCCCAGCTGTACGCGCAGCTGTCGCTGGACCCGGCGTCGGCGTCCGCGCCGTCGGTGCGGGCCACCCGGTTCGCCCTCGACCAGCTCGGCCTGCCCTACGTGTGGGGCGGCAACGGCCCGGACGCGGGCGCGGCCGGGTTCGACTGCTCCGGGCTGACGAAGGCCGCCTACGACGCGGCGGGCGTGAACCTGCTGCGCACCGCGGACATGCAGTTCCGGTCCACCCCGGCGGTCGCCGAGCCGAAGATGGGCGACCTGGTGTTCTACGGCAACCCGGCGACGCGCATCCACCACGTGGGGCTCTACCTGGGCAACGGCCTGATGATCAACGCGCCGACGCAGGGCATGGCCATCCAGATCGCGACGTACCGCACGCGGACGGACGACTACGCGGGAGCGAGCCGCCCGGCGGCCTGA
- a CDS encoding serine hydrolase domain-containing protein, whose amino-acid sequence MSTGGLSKARLGRLHDVMAGYVERGEVPGVITLVERHGEAHVDVLGSVAFGGPALSRDSLFRISSMTKPIAAAAAMALVEQCRLRLGEPLDELLPELASRRVLARIDGSLDETVPAERAITLRDLLTFRMGFGQLYLPEEPPIVRAANEAGIGMGPPRPSEMPGPDEWMRRLGSLPLMCPPGGRWLYNTGSDVLGVLLARVGGSLEEVLRETVLDPLGMDDTRFTGDAGRLVTAYGGDQTVYDPPDGEWSRPPSFPSAAAGLVSTVDDLLRFGRMMLHFGRCGSGRVLARPTVEAMVTDQLTPGDKAVSGFYPGYFDTRGWGFGLSMTTARDDIASVPGRFGWDGGLGTSWFSDPKEDLVGILLTQKAGFPQYNNLYLDFWTSVYQSIAD is encoded by the coding sequence ATGAGCACAGGTGGCTTGTCGAAAGCCCGGCTGGGGCGGCTCCACGACGTGATGGCCGGTTACGTCGAACGCGGCGAGGTCCCCGGGGTGATCACGCTCGTCGAGCGCCACGGGGAAGCGCACGTGGACGTGCTCGGTTCGGTCGCGTTCGGCGGCCCCGCGTTGAGCCGGGACAGCCTGTTCCGCATCAGCTCGATGACCAAACCCATCGCCGCGGCGGCCGCGATGGCGCTCGTCGAGCAGTGCCGGCTCCGGCTCGGCGAGCCACTGGACGAACTGCTGCCGGAGCTGGCGAGCAGGCGGGTGCTCGCGAGGATCGACGGGTCGCTCGACGAGACGGTGCCCGCCGAGCGGGCCATCACGCTGCGGGACCTGCTCACGTTCCGGATGGGGTTCGGCCAGCTGTACCTGCCGGAGGAGCCGCCGATCGTGCGGGCGGCGAACGAGGCGGGCATCGGGATGGGCCCGCCGAGGCCGTCGGAGATGCCGGGGCCGGACGAGTGGATGCGGCGTCTCGGCTCGTTGCCGCTGATGTGCCCGCCCGGCGGCCGCTGGCTGTACAACACGGGTTCGGACGTGCTGGGCGTGCTGCTGGCGCGGGTGGGCGGTTCGCTGGAGGAGGTGCTGCGCGAGACCGTGCTGGACCCGCTGGGGATGGACGACACGCGGTTCACCGGGGACGCCGGCCGTCTGGTCACCGCGTACGGGGGTGACCAGACGGTCTACGACCCGCCGGACGGCGAGTGGTCCCGCCCGCCCAGCTTCCCGTCCGCCGCGGCCGGCCTCGTGTCCACAGTGGACGACCTGTTGCGCTTCGGCCGGATGATGCTCCACTTCGGACGTTGTGGCAGCGGGCGGGTGCTGGCGCGGCCCACGGTCGAGGCGATGGTCACCGACCAGCTCACGCCGGGGGACAAGGCGGTGTCCGGCTTCTACCCCGGCTACTTCGACACGCGCGGCTGGGGCTTCGGCCTGTCGATGACCACCGCGCGCGACGACATCGCGTCGGTGCCCGGCCGTTTCGGCTGGGACGGCGGGCTCGGCACGTCGTGGTTCTCCGATCCGAAGGAGGACCTGGTCGGGATCCTGCTGACGCAGAAGGCCGGGTTCCCGCAGTACAACAACCTGTACCTGGACTTCTGGACCTCGGTGTACCAGTCAATCGCGGATTAG
- a CDS encoding alpha/beta fold hydrolase, whose translation MQITGFDYQRVPVAEGVSLNVAIGGSGSPVVLLHGFPQTHLMWRHVAADLVADHTVIVPDLRGYGDSDKPADTGETYSKRTMAADVVAVARAFGHPRFALAGHDRGALVAIRAGLDHPDAVTHLASLDVLPTLDMWDVMHGASAAVGFHLYLMAQPPGLAEKMIAAVPDEFFGYFLDAWTQNPDAIPADVRAEYLRASREAVTSIVADYRATAGIDITHDTADREAGRHLTMPVTVLQQDWGAALGYDAAAVWRKWAPDLDHRTVTSGHFMAEEGPAEVIKALRDLLAR comes from the coding sequence ATGCAGATCACCGGATTCGACTACCAGCGGGTTCCCGTCGCCGAGGGCGTTTCACTCAACGTGGCCATCGGCGGTTCCGGCAGCCCGGTCGTGCTGTTGCACGGCTTCCCGCAGACCCACCTGATGTGGCGGCACGTGGCCGCCGACCTCGTCGCCGACCACACCGTGATCGTGCCGGACCTGCGCGGCTACGGCGACAGCGACAAGCCCGCGGACACCGGCGAGACGTACTCCAAGCGCACGATGGCCGCCGACGTCGTGGCGGTGGCCCGCGCGTTCGGGCACCCGCGGTTCGCGCTGGCCGGGCACGACCGCGGCGCGCTGGTCGCGATCCGCGCCGGACTGGACCACCCGGACGCGGTGACGCACCTGGCGTCGCTGGACGTGCTGCCCACGCTGGACATGTGGGACGTGATGCACGGCGCGAGCGCGGCCGTCGGGTTCCACCTGTACCTGATGGCGCAGCCGCCCGGGCTGGCGGAGAAGATGATCGCCGCCGTGCCGGACGAGTTCTTCGGCTACTTCCTGGACGCGTGGACGCAGAACCCGGATGCGATCCCGGCGGACGTGCGGGCCGAGTACCTGCGCGCCTCCCGCGAAGCGGTGACCTCGATCGTCGCCGACTACCGGGCGACCGCCGGGATCGACATCACGCACGACACCGCCGACCGCGAAGCCGGCCGCCACCTGACGATGCCGGTGACCGTGCTGCAGCAGGACTGGGGCGCCGCACTCGGTTACGACGCCGCAGCGGTGTGGCGGAAGTGGGCGCCGGACCTCGACCACCGCACGGTGACCTCGGGCCACTTCATGGCGGAGGAGGGTCCGGCGGAGGTGATCAAGGCGCTGCGCGACCTCCTGGCGCGATGA